The segment CTTGATAACCGTCTGGAGGTCGTCTATTTTTTGTCCTGTCACACGAACCTTATCCTCCTGGATCTGTGCCTGTACCTTAAGTTTCAGTCCCTTAATAAATTTGACAAGTTCCTTCGCCTTCTCCATAGGGATACCTGACTGAAACGTAATAGTCTGGCGGAGTGTGCCGCCGATTGCATGTTCGGTTTTTCCATAATTCAGCGATTTTAAAGGAATACCTCTTTTCTCAAGTTTATCATGCAAAATATCCTTTAGGCTACTCAGCTTATAATCGTCGTCAGCAATTACTGTTATGGAATTATCCTTATTGAGCGTAAGAGATGACTTGCTTCCTTTGAAATCGTATCGCACTGCAAGCTGCTTTTTTGTCTGATCAATTGCATTACCAACCTCGTGCATTTCAATCTTGCAGACAATATCAAACGAATGCATTTCCGGCATACAGCCCCCCTTTCAATCTGATCCTTTTAATATCCCAATCTTCGTATTTCTTCTTCCGTAAATCCGACAAAATGTGCTAATTCGTGACGTACAACATTCCTTATCCTTCGTTTAATCTCTTCATCCGAACGGCAGATGGCTTCGATATTTTTTTGAAAGAGTGTAATCCTTTCAGGCATTGTTCCTGCATGCCAGATACTCCGTTTATTGAGCGGCACACCTTCAAATAACCCCAGCAGGACACTATCGGGCCTGATTTTCATTTTTTTTAACACATCCTGTGCCGGACGGTCTTCCACAACAACGGACACGTTTGATAAATACTTATGCAAGCCTTCTGGCAGTTCTTTTATTGCATCGACTACCAATTGGTCAAAGATTGCCGTGTGCTTAACGCACAACTCTTCCTGGTCTGTCTCCTCTGCAGCAGCGTCAGCGATTTCATGAAGATAATATTTTCCGGTAAATATTTTCCCGATTAAATAAATAATTCCACCGATTATGGCAAGTGTCACCCACATACTCCAGCCATGCAAAAGCATTGCACCGCCTACACCACCCAGTATTGCAACGATAGTAAAAAATCCC is part of the Candidatus Jettenia sp. AMX2 genome and harbors:
- a CDS encoding metallopeptidase family protein, whose protein sequence is MIKDLEFMKCFHCGKGYRIDPSGKKKGLVCAGCGLEIFPLLTRKLSGKNTGQFTVIMGFFTIVAILGGVGGAMLLHGWSMWVTLAIIGGIIYLIGKIFTGKYYLHEIADAAAEETDQEELCVKHTAIFDQLVVDAIKELPEGLHKYLSNVSVVVEDRPAQDVLKKMKIRPDSVLLGLFEGVPLNKRSIWHAGTMPERITLFQKNIEAICRSDEEIKRRIRNVVRHELAHFVGFTEEEIRRLGY
- a CDS encoding YajQ family cyclic di-GMP-binding protein encodes the protein MPEMHSFDIVCKIEMHEVGNAIDQTKKQLAVRYDFKGSKSSLTLNKDNSITVIADDDYKLSSLKDILHDKLEKRGIPLKSLNYGKTEHAIGGTLRQTITFQSGIPMEKAKELVKFIKGLKLKVQAQIQEDKVRVTGQKIDDLQTVIKAIKDQEYDFAMQFINFK